Proteins found in one Miscanthus floridulus cultivar M001 chromosome 4, ASM1932011v1, whole genome shotgun sequence genomic segment:
- the LOC136552533 gene encoding vesicle-associated protein 4-1-like translates to MAISGEERHAPAGGDSGGGKLWNLCHMPFWQAGGAPASAPPQSSSSSGIHHHSAGRYGHEAPVAGDGAVQAASAGSISSVAKSLLPARRRLRLDPANKLYFPYEPGKQVKSAIRIKNTSKFHVAFKFQTTAPMGCFMRPPGAVLAPGETIIATVFKFVEHPENNENVLQKCKVKFKILSLKVKGPMDYAPELFDEQKDQAAVEKILNVVFLDVNGQSPQLEKVNNQIAEAEAALEAQKKPPEENGPKIVGEGLVIDEWKERRERYLAQQQVEVVDSV, encoded by the exons ATGGCGATCTCCGGCGAGGAGAGGCACGCGCCCGCCGGAGGCGATTCCGGCGGCGGGAAGCTCTGGAACCTCTGCCACATGCCCTTCTGGCAGGCGGGCGGGGCGCCGGCGTCCGCGCCTCcgcagtcgtcgtcgtcgtccgggATCCACCACCACTCCGCCGGCAGGTACGGCCACGAGGCTCCGGTCGCTGGGGACGGAGCCGTGCAGGCGGCATCGGCGGGGTCGATCTCGTCAGTGGCTAAGTCGCTGCTGCCAgcgcgccgccgcctccggctCGATCCGGCTAATAAGTTGTACTTCCCAT ATGAACCAGGAAAGCAGGTCAAAAGCGCAATTAGGATAAAGAATACAAGCAAGTTTCATGTAGCATTTAAG TTTCAAACAACTGCACCAATGGGTTGCTTCATGCGCCCCCCTGGAGCCGTCCTTGCACCTGGGGAGACTATTATAGCAACTG TTTTCAAGTTTGTGGAGCACCCAGAGAATAATGAGAATGTTCTACAGAAGTGCAAGGTCAAATTCAAGATTTTGAGCTTGAAGGTGAAGGGACCAATGGATTATGCACCAGAACTG TTTGATGAGCAGAAGGATCAAGCTGCTGTTGAGAAGATCCTGAATGTTGTTTTCTTGGATGTAAACGGTCAAAGCCCT CAACTGGAAAAGGTCAACAATCAAATAGCTGAGGCAGAAGCTGCACTTGAGGCACAGAAGAAACCTCCAGaagaaaatggcccaaaaattgTTGGTGAAGGGCTCGTCATCGATGAATGG AAAGAGCGGAGGGAAAGGTACCTCGCGCAACAGCAAGTTGAAGTGGTCGATTCGGTGTAA